The nucleotide sequence GCTGCTTGAGTCGGTGTCTGATCGGTGCATCTTGAGTCTCAAACCTCCAGAACACTTAACCACCATGTTTATAATTTAGTGTCAAATCCAGCCtgcaaatatgtttttattgtgttttttttattgttttcaccagacattttcactttcacttggacattaacggctgtgtgatgtgttattttgaggggaccacaaatttacactgttatacaagctgtaaactcactactttacattatagcaaagagtcatttcttcagtgttgaaacatgaaaagatcTAAtcagatatttagaaaaatgtgaCTTACTGTATTTTACATCTAAAAAGTTGCTTGTTACTGTAAAACCTACAAGACAAACACTTGACCAGCAGCGTTCTGATTTACCACAGCGTACCTGACACCAGAATGtctctttaaaaaaggaaacCTTGATGTGGAGGACAGAGTTTAAAGAGCAGTGGATAGTTTAATAGTGCAGCTTCCTGTTCTTATCTACATACAGTCTCAAGCCTCAGATCTCTGAGCACCTCCAGGTCGTTAAACTTTGAGGGTAAAACCAATAAAgtgattgttgttttgttgcagGTTTGAAGTACCTGCACTCTGCTGGGATCCTTCACAGGGACATCAAACCTGGAAACCTGCTGGTCAACAGCAACTGCCTGCTGAAGGTAAACCTCAGATTtgtctgtttgctttttttattttattttttaagcgAGAGGGGAGAACCGATGAAATAAGCTACTAGAAATAGAAACCGACCCCACGTCTCCATCTAAAATCAGACGTCCCCTGCAACAACGATCACTTTGTTGCAGAACCGTGGGTTTGACCCTAACCGAATCTTGTCTCCGGTTTAGATTTGTGATTTCGGCTTGGCGCGGGTGGAGGAGCCCGACCCGTCCCGTCACATGACCCAGGAGGTGGTGACGCAGTACTACAGGGCGCCGGAGGTGCTCATGGGCTGCCGACACTACGGCTCGGCCATCGACGTCTGGTCAGTGGGCTGCATCTTCGCGGAGCTGCTGGGCCGACGCATCCTCTTCCAGGCTCAGAGCCCTATTCAGCAGGTGAGTCCGCGTTGTACCAGGTCCTGAACCAGGTCCTGGAACACCTGTAGaggttttgttttcctttttgtttttgtttttttaggtgCTTTTTAAACATTCAACTCAGGGTGTTATTAAGGAGACACTCAGCTTCTCCTGCTTCTTCTAACATCACCAGAAACTGTGGTGACACGTCGTAACACAGCTGGTTATTCACAGTGTGATCGTGTTGTATGACCTGGATACCAATAAGATACTTAAGTGTGCGTACTGCTACTTAATGTAGgtacagaggaagaaaacaagaCTATGGGGAACAAGGGAGGGAAGGGAGATGCTGCAGGAGAGGATTGCTTCATAGGTTGTGCCGAATGTGTTTTCTACAGCTGTGCCCTGTTTGATAATCACCTGCTTGGACGTGTGTTTGACCAAACAGTCACAATGTTGTTTAACTAACTTGCCAGTTTTCCTGCCTTCCACATGTTTCTAGCTGCAACAAATGATCAGTTATATTGATCGATCCCTTGCTGATTATTTTGGTAAATCagttctataaaatgtcagaaaatagtcaAATTGTATTCATGTTCAGTTTCCTCAGTCATCACATTTAAACGACCACAACCAGAGAATATTTGGCTTTTTGCTTAATAAATTGGTTGTCAGTCGACGAAGCGATGAGGATTAATGAGTGAGgtcatcacctcctccatccaATCATAAGTTAGTATTTTCCTTGCCCACGGTATgtgcagtgtttcctctatatgcattcagcagcggcgcaccgcactcaatgctcggctcgcttcctctcctcgttctatgcTGAACATCcgtgacagatggtgttataagagcagcagcgtaactctgaatcggGAGgcgcgtagcgagtgtttgaatgtccgagcggcagaaagtgacggtgaacgcgagcggaggaaaatattctggcagtaaatgtacggtgtctgttacagcgtgtcagcttctcaagaccaagaaaagtctgttgtttcccacctgctgggaaagtgaagccggttagcgctaagttagcgaacatctccccttcagactgcagctgagtagcttctacagcagctacacagcTGCTATGTAACATTTgttcaatttatagaaagtaactggaagctgtattttattactgcctacttgtccaatgttgagaacatcaggtacaaacttagactaaactgacgcagcctgcagctccgtcctgtacagactgattcaattatttttcagtctgaaaaagtggttgttaggaaaagagaGGACGGAGGTGACCGGAGGAGCTGAGGtcagtaaagctaattagtgcaAACTCGTCCTTGTAAGCcgatgaggagacgtttcttttttagattttaatgtgcaaataaaatgcacctcagaagggaggaggtttctcatgttgcctgttttttatattaatgtctgcAGATAAATGtgagaagctgtaaaatgaaaacacaaaaggcaaacatgaatctataatgattctgaggtcacatTAACGGGGTTATCCTGCCGTTAAGGTTTCAgagggtgatgcccaaaacatgctgtgctaTCAGTGTaactttctccagatctaaaggttgtcGTTCCTCCAGCagactgatctttggctgtTCATTTATTATCAGCAGATAAtaaactatttgttcagagatatggtgaaaataacggcccaatatgatgtgaaattacatatttttcattggaaaacataaaattttcCACCCGCACACCATAACATTCAtgtaaagctcacattaaactgggaaaacactgcagttttaagctGTTCCAATGTGCAGCGCATGCTCGCGGACACAAGAGTAATGTTCCTAGGGGGACACACTGAAGTTTGTTTTGTGAAGTGtgactttttttatttggcGGAACCACCTTTTGCTTGGTCTCACAAATGCCacgagatcagtcattgatctcagcttacagtaagctcacgcacgtgatgtgttattttgaggggacagcaaatttacactgttatacaaactgcacactcactactttacactggagcaaagtgtcatttcttcagtgtcgtcacatgaaaagatataatcaggTATTTACAGACATGTGAggggtgcactcacttttgtgagatactgtataacTGAGCCTTTAGTAGTATCAGCACATGTCCAGACACAAGCACCATCACGAGTTGAcagacagctgatccagctgcgATCAGCTGCTGCCGTCATCACAAACGGTCGTGCTTCTCGTGACGCTTCAGAGGAAACGACGACTCACTTCTCTAGAGCCGTGTTTCCTCGTTTCCTCGCTTAGTTTATGGCAAGATTAAGAGAAACTGTGGGTCACCTCACGAGACAAATCCAGTGTCGTTTTTAGAATACGCAGGCTTCAGTAAAACATCAGAGCTCTGTCTTTAACACACTGCATGTCCTCCCTCCCTGTTCTGTTGCAGCTGGATCTGATCACAGACCTGCTGGGCACGCCTCCTCTGTCGGCCCTGGCGTCGGCCTGCGAAGGAGCCAGAGCCCACATCCTGAGGGGGCCGCACAAACCGGTACGTGACTGTGTGGTGTGCTCGCACTGAATCCACCGCCAACACTACCAACAAAAATACTTCTGTACCTAAACCCTCCTCAgaggagacagaaacagaccagCTGAGTACAGACGCCAGCCTGCAGAGACTACTTTGagtactaatgaacattaattaGCTACAGTTTATTATGAGGTCATTTAACCTGGCTATAGAGGCGCCTTCTAATGTTAGCtgaatgttttttacattttgctgcAGAAACTAAAAGGTTAGATAAGAGCAGCGATGGACCAAGTTCACAAATCCTGTACTTGAGTCAAAGTACAGATATTAACctcttcctgtaaaattcatgcaaaacgcctattcaagttatatccaaagtaaattgaatgtagttcttgaaccatttgtagtatctgtctgttttgggcttctctgaaagataacgctctggagtgtctaacccaaaagtcagaatggttgtaagtttaaacacactaaaattaatatttttcatttccgcttgaaaatgcttgttaacaaatgcatgcagacaactatagctggaaaacactgtagggccaCAGGATGAAGCCTTACCTAGTcctagtttaaatttcataccaataccatgaaaaaggattattttacacaggtttttctgagTGTATATCTTAGTGTATTTGTTCTCAAACAGCACTGCCCCTTGGCGGCGGGCGGCTGCAGCGCTCTGTGTGAGCCGGCAGCTCGACGCAGACGTGtgtttttgctggtagatcatgaacttccacGAAATAATAGGGGCCGTCCCTTCCTTACAGCGCAGGGCTATTGGGTCTGGGGATTTACTgatggaaaaatgtgttttggattaaatgtttttactggattagatcgtctggacctttgacaacgtaacaagactgtttttcttggaatataatcgatcggtggattaAGAGAGTCGCCTCAATTTTGCTTTCAAACGGTGGATCACATGAGGCTGAAGTTAACACAGCAGCTGTGTGCACGTACCGAAAGCTGCTGCCGTTGCAATGTTAAGACGTTAATCGATTTTCAATATTCTTAATAGGGGGGGCGtcacccagagcccaaagtgacaccttcacagtgCTTTACTTTATCAAACCAACAGCACAAAGCTAAACTTTatcacaaataaattaacattattGAAAGGAAAAGCAGTGAAGCTTCACATTTGTGAGCCGTTCAATGTTTTCACATAATTGTTTTAAACCATCAAAGTTGTTGGCAGTTAATTCCAGTGTTGATCTAATGATCACGTCAGCTGTACTTATATTAAATGTTGGAGTTTAATTATTAAACTTTTCatggttttttttgtgtaaaataatttttattggTAATGTTTAACTGAAGCTGTTGGATAGATGCAGTGAAGTAAAAATTATCCCGTAAAGGAAGCTGCTGTCTTTTTCTGGTTCTCTAACGTCGCCTACCTCAGAGGGCAGTACTCGCGCTCAGCACTGTATCTGCAGCCTCAAGTtcgatttatacttctgcgtcaagtctacgcacgtagccatgcatttatacttgtgcgtcggcGGTAGCGccacagcgtccactgtgttgactgtTGCCAGCCGAGcgggctaacttccggtttagccctccgctaacttgaACGGGGGTAAACTACATGCGGCTGGTGTaggacttttcaaatgttaccgaccgaacgGATCACagtctgatagtgaaacgagtcatttcgctcgggttgtgatgcttaaatatattgatccaccgtgttgcagccgctggtttggccgctagtaaaagttacttcaaagctcggagcacttcctgtcggctcggggGCATTCCCAACCGACCAATCGCACGGTCCGTGACGCCCCGAAGTGTAGTTCcatttgaggaggtgcacgtcaggctactgtgtaggctacgccgtcgatttgatgCGGAAGTACGAATCCCACTTTATTCGCTCCTTTATGGATCAGAAAACCGGtgcattattaattattaacacGTAAAAAAGCTTAGTAGATCTGTAAGGTTGGTGATAATCCTCATTATCTGAACACTATAATCTCTCAAAAGCAGGATTAAAGTTTAAAttgtaaattttttatttacaggaaattaaatgtcTGATACCTGACGGTGATTTTTGATCTGATagcagtgtttttaaatttaaaatgcatgTACTAAACCGCAAAGCAACACGAGGCCAGAGTTCCTGCGGCCCTGAACACAGTCAGAAACACTTTATGAAATAAACTGATGAAGTCGCCGACGCATCAGACTGATGCTCGATCTGCTTAACAAGGTCTTCACCTAAAGTAACaactgaaagtgaaaacaaatgcaCTCGAGCACTCACTCCCACCTCATACTTCTCTGCCTCTGAGAGCATGTTGTTGGGGCGTGAGGTGTTTTCAGACTGATGACAGCAACTGTTTGTTTGTGGTCCTCAGCCGTCGCTGTCGGTGCTCTACATGCTGTCTGACGGCGCCACCCACGAGGCGGTGCACCTGCTCTGTCGGATGCTGGTCTTCGATCCCGTGAGTCCAAACAAACTAAAGGATTTTGGCTTTTGTTCTAtttgatgttgttgtgttttgtgcgTTTAGTTTCTCCTGCATCAGGACGCgcgtctctctgtgttttttacCTCCCAGGCTAAACGGATCTCCGGCAGCGACGCCCTCTCCCACCCGTACCTGGACGAAGGGCGCCTGCGCTACCACACCTGCATGTGTCAGTGCTGCTACTCTGTTCCCAGCGGGCGAGTTTACACCCGCGACTTCGAGCCGGTCGCCGAGCGGCCGTTCAGCCACAGCTACGAGAACAGTCTGCTGTCGGTGTGGCAGGGAAAAGGTACAAACGCCGGCGTCGCTTCCTGCTGAaactaaactgtgtgtgtgtgtgtgtgtgtgtgtgtttctaaacACTGATGGCCGATCTCCTTGTCTGTCCCGACGCCAGAGCTCATCCATCGCTTCATTACGGAGCACCAGCAGGGCAAACGAGTGCCGCTGTGCATCAACCCTCAGAGTGCTGCCTTCAAGACCTTCatcaggtgaggaggaggaggagctggagctCATTCTGAACTGTTCAGTATCAGACTATTAACAAAAATTACAATCATTCAGAGGAAAAGCAGCAGATCTTCAGGAGAGAGGCTGAAACATCTGATGTTTTACAGGGGAAAAATTACTTAAACCGCTCGTTTTCGGTCATGTGATGAATTGATTAATCCGGGGGTTTTCTGAGATTCTGGGACTGTGGGCCTCCCGTCAGACATCATGGGAACAGGCGCCTCCCCGCCCTCCTTTAGGTGGAGGAGTTGCCCCCCCCCACGGTTGTCACTGTATATTTTGCGCCCTCGCGGTCCTACTCACCGATCAGAGCGGGCACATTTTACAAGAACAAACGAAACTTGAGGAAATCGTGGCATAATGGCGACACGCAGTCTGTGCCGTGTTTTGTTAACTTGTCATTTTGTGGATAactgctctctgcaggctaagGTTACACAGCCACAtgaagcatttcagaataagagggttctgcctgcctgattttTGCTGACTTTGTAGATTTGTTCGGCTGTTCTtggtttttgtgcttctactatggttaagtaggctacatagttaaattgtttttttttttttgtctgtttttaactgtttattgatttatatacgatcttattttgaaaatcaactgGATTCTCTAGTTGTCTGAACCGATGGATGAATGTCGCTGCTCTTCTGTCCTCAGGTCCACGGCATGGCACTCCTCCAAGGTGTCCaggaaggaggagagatgaacgctcctcctcttcctcccgaGGAGCGCCAGCAGTTTGTTGAGAGAGGATTTCATCGGCCGTGGCGTCTGAAGACGGAAGCGTTTGGGTcttttactacttttttttttttttgttttgttttatttcttttttgttcacCTGGCGAGATGCGGAGGGAGGAACCCGCCGCCTCACCTGAGCTCCTCTGGGAAAAACCTCAGTTTCTTTCCCCTCCTACAAATCTGCAAAGTTTCCAGAACATGAAAgcttaacttttgttttttaacgaCCCAAACAGCTGATGCTTGAGGCATTTCCGgtgctgaatttaaaaaaaacaaaccctgcTGCTGAAGTCTTTTAAGGAGGAATAAGAAAATAACTCGGTACTAGATTGGATTTTCCATCTACGATAGTAGAGACATGATGGTTTTAATCGTCGGGTAGAATTGTTGCTTAGTTTGTTGTTGAAGTCATTCCAGCCCTGTGCAATatggtttaattttaaaaaaagcgATAAACACACCACCGGGGTGGGGGCTGAACACACTGAGCGTGCTCGCTTGCCAACTGGATTtttaggacttttttttttttgaccacGTACCCAAACATGACGTTGTAACGCGCCACACAACACGACACAGTTAACCGCCAAGCACCTCCGAGCGTTTCCTCCTTGTGAACTGCGTTTTAACACTCACTGTGTTTACGTCTGCGCGGCGTCTATGCGCCTCAACGCGGCGACAATAATGCAATCTGACAGATGTAGCAGGTTTTAACCACCGCTTCCCCCACGCtgtttctacacacacacacacacacacacacggctttgttgttgttgttgtttttaagcgCGGCTTCTTTTCCTCAGTTGTTCCTGGTCCTGGATCAGCGCTGTTTGCTACACTCGGGCAGGAGAGAATAAGACTTTAATCAGGACACGAAGCTGAACGAAGCAGGAATTCATTCCCCACAGTTGTTTTATTAAAGTCTGACGTCAGCGGActgtgaattttattttgaagattgtgacaggaagttgttttttttttgttgttgttgtgttttgttttttttttacttcctcttccctttttttttttttttttgttgttgtcctgcCGACCTCCTCGACGTTTGGTCCCACCACcaggggaggggggagagagagagagagaggaagcgatggtgttttttatttcttaatttattgAGTGTTTGTTGAAGAGTGCGTGTCTCCCCCTGCACGTCTGTGGCAGTCCTGGTTACCTCAAACcctggaaagaaaacaaacaaactgaaaactgaaatgtgcGCGTCTGTGCTCTGAAACCCTCCCGTCACAACGTTCCCGTCATTCCTCCAGATTCCTTTACCTCGCGCTCACTCCTCGTCTCTCTCCTTCAGAATCGGTGTCTGCTTTAGAGAGAAGGATGTTGTCGGTgaaatgctgctgtttttcctgtttttgtttcttctctttttgttgttgttgtttttagttcCTGTCATAGACTATGAATTGTACAGAGCCACACAAGAAGGCACCAGTATTGATCCTGGTTTGGATTATCAGGACTGAACGCAGCGAGTTAACGGCGTCCCATTTGGACGCTGCAAGAAGTCGGACATTTAAGAAGAAGAACTCTGTCGTGATGTGAATATTATCTGAAGAGATTTCAAACTGATGGACGATGTCGTGGAGCCGTTTTTAAGTGTCCGACACACAGTGAGGCCACAGGTGTAACTGGGTGGTGCGGTGAAAGTGAGCGTACTGGTGGTTTCTGCCTGTTAACTTTCTCCAGTTTACAAAATAACCTGCTGTTTGGTTTCAGTTCACTTCCTGCTGATAATCCACCACAGTCAACTTGGGCTGCAGCTGAAAGAGATTCGTTAGGtctacaaaatataaataaatagaaacctGATGCTCGGTTTACTACAAGAAAACATTCAGACTTAAAAAGCTGTTActgtttttaaacacacatgttGGGGTTGAAATGACCTTTAAGTACAGAAAGTTTCTGAACCGACTGCAAAGTGTTCCTTCCTGTCAAAATGGCGTCCACACAAAGTGCTTCTTGTTGCCAGGtttctgacaacatcatggaaagcaTCCCTACGAGGGACTCCGGGTGaccccctttgtttttaacagaaaacTGAAGTCccgctctgaaatctcgtgagaggcgagCTGTTGAAGGAAGACGCCGTCGGTGGAAACGAGAGCCGGAGCTGGGCAACAAGAAGCTGTTTCTGCGGACGCCGTTTTGACAGGAAGGAATACGTTGCTGCTGGTTCAGCTGCCGGCTGAAGCGTCTGCTGCACGGAGTCAAAACTTTCTGTACCTACGAGTCATTTCAACAAACACACTTGTAAAAAATatggcccaggtttaaaaatactgaaggAATAATAAGGAATTTTTtgttaatcaactaattgtttcagcttctGTCATTCTCTTTATGACCTGATGCCATGTGGGCCCCTAAACTGCTGGAACTGGACTCCATTCAAAGATGCTGTGAGCTTTTGCAAACTGATTTGTCTAATATGGAAATCGTGGCCCGGATTGTAATTTACCTTTTCAAATCATGCAAAACAAAATTCTGACCGTGtattttttaaagctgcagccacgacacaaacacctgcatcatgtaaatgaactgaaactgaAAGGAAGGTGAAACCGCCAGTATGACCCTCCGGTTCCCTCCGAGACGCTCGGCCCTCTTTCACTGCAGgaacttttcctttttttgtgtgttttttaggatCTCAGGAACTTTTACGATGAGGGTCAACTTGTGCCAACAGCGCCGGACGCTCTGCAGAGCCACCTCAGCATTCAAACATCACAACAGTTTGTCTCGTCACGTGTCAAAACGACGTCTCTCGCCCGCTCCGttttgctttttaaaccttCATGACGACACGTTGCAGGAACCTCCCCCGGTTCCCGTGGCTCCTCAGTTCCTGGATCATGTGTTTTTGAAAGGTCGAGAAGCTGTggtcaaaatgttttcagatgATTTTGCTTTTTTCTTGTACACGCCCTGAACCTCCAGCAGGCGCGGCGGCCCCCCGAGCCTCCGTTGGCCCTGAGCGTCCTCGTTGATCCCTCACAGCTTCCTGATTCTGACTCCCTGAAACCTCAGCTGCTCCTCTACAGGATCACACAGCGAGTCTCTGCGAGCGGCGCCCAGGCTGCCCGAGCGACCACACTTGTATATCtgcatgtgtatatttatgGAGAGCTTTTTTGGGTTTGAATGCTGTGCAATGGTTGAGTTTGTCGACGACAGACGTACATTTTgtggtaattttatttttttatttgattcatCTTTAGGAAGtgatttttattagtttttgtttgttgtgatcTGATTATTAGAGTTTTAGGAAGCCAAAAGCCGGGAGAGCGGTTTGAGAGTTTTTCTctggagagggacaagaaacaACAGCGAGCTTCTGCACGCGCTCAGCTCTGATTGGTTCAGTTAGGTGAGCAGCATGACACAAACGTATCGGTGTGAAGTTATTGGTGCAATTTGTGTCTTCAAATTACAATTTTAGTTTCTCATATTGCTGAATGGCTTCCCTTAAATTAACCTTAATGATATTCCCTAACCACCCGCACTGTGGATCTATAGTTTTAATTTAGTGCAAACGTCACAGGATGAATTTCGcgtttatataatataaaaattaggACGTGCAATTCTTTTGATTGATCGTCCATCCGTTAAAAACCTTGTCACGTCTCCTAGAAATTATCTTTGTGCTCTACTGGTTGTTTTGAGGGGGAACAAAGTTGTTTCACAGTCTTGTTAGTTTTTTCCGTAGAGAAGTCTGTGGTTAAAATTTAGGCAACAAATGCACTGTGCTGGAGGTCCCGGGGGACAAAGTTCACACGGCGTCGAACAAAACCGGTGAAATAACGAAGTCGGTGAACATTTCTCAGAAAAGTAATTCATGTCGTCATGTTACATAAACGACCAAACCGCCGTATAGGTCGatgatgcagcagcttattacgttacattaaatattaaagtttATAATGAGCTCTaatggcagaagaagtcaggtgacgaaGTCTAAAGAGTTTAAGTaatatacttattttaacccaaaccaccatCTTCTCCTCAATCTAACCCGGTGGTTTTGTTGCCTTAACATGACAAAACTACCACCGTTTCGTCACCTGACTTATGTAACGTAACGAAGGTCCCGTGCGGCTGACGCTCAATACGCCCCTGCAGGTGGTTTTGGGAAACGGTCGCGTGTGCCGTCGTGCTTTCCATCGTATGTAAATGTCGTTTTGGGACACTTCGACCTATGTGGTCGTTTTAGATGAGTGAGGACGAGCTGAAAGTTTCTCTGAAACGGGGGCAACTAATGAAAAATGCCAGTTGAGGTTTCCCAAAGTGACATGTGACTTTAGTTTCCCGCCATCAACAGATGATTCAGTTTAATATCACGAttaaaagatacaaaaaaaacagcGAATTAACTTTTTTGCTAATTGCTTTAACGCTGTACGAAAATAAGTAAATTGAAGCTAATTCACACGTTCGGCAGAGAAATTAGAAATTTAAGGGAACGATTGTTAATTTGAAGCTCAAATTCACCAATTAAGGGAACAATGAATCCAAACTCTCCCCTCTtggcctttttcttttcttttctttctgttctgttGTTGTGTTGGTAGAGATCCTTCCAGGCGAGGAGTAGGTGTTAAACTCGATGGGCCTGCGTTTGGTCTTTCCCCTCCCTGCGCACTGTTCAGAGATCAGCTGACGAGTGCGTTTCCGGTCTCTGTGTTCGGACGTCGAAGCGGACGGCTGGTCATCTTTAGACATTAGACTCGTTTTTCTTCTATGAAAAGAAacttgatgtttttattattctaaatatgaaactgatgttttaaacatgttttgtcTTCGTTTTAGCAAAacgtttttgtttgttatttttgactTGTGTTCCCAACAAATACTTgaatttcttaaaaaaaaaaaatgtttagagTTAAAATagtgaatgatgaataaataaatggacaCTGGATAATATTCCTCTGCCGTGTCACttcttttcatttacatttcttaACATCGGTGTTCTGACTTGTGAAATGATGTTTGATAGAACGACGTGGGTGTAAATAAATCTTCAAAGGTTCAAAAAAGATTTGTGGTTGTAGATAAAAATGGTGTAAAAACAAAGCCGAACTTAAACCCGGCACCAAACTCAAAGTTTTGTGTGAGTAATCTGCATCCACAGGCTTTGAAATGGTTTCTGAACATAATTTCAGCTTCAAAtcttcttcatcctcatcaTGAGCTCATATAAACCTCGTTTCCTGCAGCTTAAAGATTCACTTTTAAAGTTTATGGTGTCAGTAAATCACTAAAGTTTAAACAAAAGCGATTTCtcttgtcatttaaaaaagaatagcTGAATAAATCAAAGAATTCTAAAAATATGCCAAATAAAAATAAGTCCAGCTAGGTGATTTCATGACGACACAGTTGAAAAATCTAccagtaaaataaagaccctcaAAATTTTGATTAAAATTTCTGTGTTTCATGGAAAGAACTATGTAACTTAATGAGTACCTGATgtataacatgtttatttattaattagttTTGTTACTTGCTCCACTAAAGCACataaacatttcagtttgtatactcacattttaataaatgactGTACACAAAGAATGATTAATCAATGAGTAAATAtagatgataataaaaatagcgGTGGAAGGTGAACTACGTGTGTTTTACTATGTACTGCACTTCGGTACAAGTGTGAGGTACTTTGGTCTGtaaaggttctcagtcatccaggtcgtAGTTAAAGTTCAGGAAGGTTAATATCAAGGGAAACTggataaatacatttactgtagtacatatttaagtattttgttttcatgccaTCTTGTAGTTTTACtgcaccacatctcagaggaaGGTTCtgtacatttatctgacagctttagttactttacaaattaagatttttacacaaaacatatgaagagtttataaaaacagtttatttacaaGTACTGttgaaacaattaatcagtttGACAGGAAGTGATTGATCCG is from Micropterus dolomieu isolate WLL.071019.BEF.003 ecotype Adirondacks linkage group LG02, ASM2129224v1, whole genome shotgun sequence and encodes:
- the nlk1 gene encoding nemo-like kinase, type 1 — its product is MAFHGTGRQTVCGDLFPGSELGHKYFCVNSSCGAPSTGLSATPCLTGPTAPAGTPRHPTALGGSTGGGAAVPQPYSNPASEVPSPAEMEPDRPIGYGAFGVVWSVTDPRDGRKVALKKMPNVFQNLVSCKRVFRELRMLCFFKHDNVLSALDILQPPQIDCFEEIYVITELMQSDLHKVIVSPQPLTTDHIKVFLYQILRGLKYLHSAGILHRDIKPGNLLVNSNCLLKICDFGLARVEEPDPSRHMTQEVVTQYYRAPEVLMGCRHYGSAIDVWSVGCIFAELLGRRILFQAQSPIQQLDLITDLLGTPPLSALASACEGARAHILRGPHKPPSLSVLYMLSDGATHEAVHLLCRMLVFDPAKRISGSDALSHPYLDEGRLRYHTCMCQCCYSVPSGRVYTRDFEPVAERPFSHSYENSLLSVWQGKELIHRFITEHQQGKRVPLCINPQSAAFKTFIRSTAWHSSKVSRKEER